From a region of the Flavobacterium branchiarum genome:
- the queG gene encoding tRNA epoxyqueuosine(34) reductase QueG, producing MINSKTTYSQFIKSESKRLGFLSCGISKAGFLEQEAPRLENWLNKNHNGQMAYMENHFDKRLDPTLLVDDAKSVVSLLLNYYPSETQEKDSFKISKYAFGQDYHFVIKEKLKELLHSIQEQIGEVSGRVFVDSAPVLDKAWAAKSGLGWIGKNSNLITQKVGSFYFIAELILDLDLEYDYATTDHCGSCTACIDACPTEAIVAPYVVDGSKCISYFTIELKENIPQEMKGKFDDWAFGCDTCQDVCPWNRFSKAHSEPLFNPNPDVMTMSRKDWIELTEETFRVVFKNSPIKRTKFDGLKRNVAFLK from the coding sequence TTGATAAATTCTAAAACTACATATTCACAATTTATTAAATCCGAATCAAAAAGACTCGGATTCTTATCTTGTGGTATATCTAAGGCCGGTTTTTTAGAGCAAGAAGCACCGCGTTTAGAAAATTGGTTAAATAAAAATCATAACGGTCAAATGGCCTATATGGAAAACCATTTTGATAAACGATTAGATCCAACTTTATTAGTCGATGATGCTAAAAGTGTAGTGTCACTATTGCTTAATTACTACCCATCAGAAACCCAAGAAAAGGATAGTTTTAAGATTTCAAAATATGCCTTCGGACAAGATTACCATTTTGTAATAAAAGAAAAATTGAAAGAATTACTTCATTCAATTCAGGAACAAATAGGAGAAGTTTCAGGACGTGTTTTTGTAGATTCAGCACCTGTTTTGGATAAAGCTTGGGCAGCCAAAAGTGGTCTTGGTTGGATTGGTAAAAACAGTAATTTAATTACTCAAAAAGTGGGTTCTTTTTACTTTATAGCCGAGCTAATATTAGATTTAGACTTAGAATATGATTATGCTACAACAGATCATTGTGGTTCCTGTACAGCTTGTATAGATGCTTGTCCAACAGAAGCAATAGTTGCTCCTTATGTAGTTGATGGTAGTAAATGCATCTCTTATTTTACAATCGAATTAAAAGAAAATATTCCTCAGGAAATGAAAGGGAAGTTTGACGATTGGGCATTTGGTTGCGATACTTGTCAAGACGTTTGCCCGTGGAATCGATTTTCTAAAGCACACTCAGAACCATTATTTAATCCGAATCCTGATGTTATGACAATGTCAAGAAAAGATTGGATAGAGTTAACCGAAGAAACATTTCGAGTAGTATTTAAAAATTCACCGATAAAAAGAACAAAGTTTGATGGGCTTAAAAGAAATGTGGCATTTTTAAAATAA
- a CDS encoding DUF3341 domain-containing protein: MSNKVIYAIYNDDDILMDAVKKTRAAHHHIEEVFTPFPVHGLDKAMGLAPTRLAICAFLYGCVGITVATVMMSYIMIHDWPQDIGGKPSFSFIQNMPAFVPIMFEMTVFFAAHLMVITFYMRSRLWPFKEAENPDVRTTDDHFLMEVAVNNNEEELVSFFQNTGAVEVKVIEKN, translated from the coding sequence ATGAGTAATAAAGTTATATACGCCATTTATAATGACGATGATATTTTGATGGATGCTGTAAAGAAAACTAGAGCTGCACATCATCATATTGAAGAGGTATTTACTCCATTTCCGGTACACGGATTGGATAAAGCAATGGGCTTAGCGCCGACAAGATTAGCAATATGTGCTTTCTTATATGGATGTGTTGGTATCACTGTTGCGACTGTGATGATGAGTTATATTATGATTCATGACTGGCCTCAAGACATTGGTGGAAAACCAAGTTTCAGTTTCATCCAAAACATGCCAGCATTCGTGCCGATTATGTTTGAAATGACTGTGTTTTTCGCAGCCCACTTAATGGTTATCACTTTTTATATGAGAAGTAGATTATGGCCATTCAAAGAAGCAGAAAACCCGGATGTTAGAACAACTGATGACCATTTCTTAATGGAAGTTGCTGTTAATAACAACGAAGAAGAATTAGTTTCTTTCTTCCAAAACACGGGAGCTGTAGAAGTTAAAGTAATAGAAAAGAATTAA
- the nrfD gene encoding NrfD/PsrC family molybdoenzyme membrane anchor subunit, translated as MSSHYEAPIRKPLVIGDKSYHDVTVDVAAPVEGKANKHWWIVFSIALTAFLWGLGCIFYTVSTGIGTWGLNKTVGWAWDITNFVWWVGIGHAGTLISAVLLLFRQRWRMAINRSAEAMTIFSVVQAGLFPIIHMGRPWLAYWVLPIPNQFGSLWVNFNSPLLWDVFAISTYLSVSLVFWWTGLLPDFAMLRDRAITPFNKRVYSILSFGWSGRAKDWQRFEEVSLVLAGLATPLVLSVHTIVSMDFATSVIPGWHTTIFPPYFVAGAVFSGFAMVNTLLIIMRKVSNLEAYITVQHIELMNIVIMITGSIVGVAYITELFVAWYSGVEYEQYAFLNRATGPYWWAYWSMMTCNVFSPQFMWFKKLRTSIMFSFIISIVVNIGMWFERFVIIVTSLHRDYLPSSWTMFSPTFVDIGIFIGTIGFFFVLFLLYSRTFPVIAQAEVKTILKGTGDNYIRERANKDSHHE; from the coding sequence ATGTCGTCTCACTACGAAGCACCCATTAGAAAACCTTTAGTTATAGGTGATAAATCTTATCACGATGTAACTGTAGATGTAGCTGCGCCTGTTGAAGGTAAGGCAAATAAACATTGGTGGATTGTATTTTCAATCGCATTAACAGCTTTCCTTTGGGGATTAGGTTGTATATTTTACACCGTATCTACAGGTATCGGAACTTGGGGATTAAATAAAACAGTTGGTTGGGCTTGGGATATCACAAACTTTGTTTGGTGGGTAGGTATTGGTCACGCCGGAACTTTGATTTCAGCAGTATTATTGCTTTTCCGTCAACGATGGAGAATGGCAATTAACCGTTCTGCCGAAGCAATGACAATTTTCTCTGTTGTACAAGCAGGTTTATTTCCAATCATTCACATGGGTCGTCCATGGTTAGCATACTGGGTATTGCCTATACCAAATCAATTTGGTTCATTATGGGTAAACTTTAACTCACCATTACTTTGGGACGTTTTTGCCATCTCTACGTATCTTTCTGTATCATTAGTTTTCTGGTGGACTGGTTTATTACCTGATTTTGCAATGCTACGTGATAGAGCTATAACACCTTTTAATAAAAGAGTTTATTCTATCCTAAGTTTTGGATGGAGCGGTAGAGCAAAAGACTGGCAACGTTTTGAAGAAGTTTCTTTAGTACTTGCAGGTTTAGCTACTCCACTTGTACTTTCTGTGCATACTATTGTATCTATGGACTTTGCAACATCTGTAATTCCAGGATGGCACACAACAATTTTCCCTCCTTACTTCGTTGCAGGAGCGGTTTTCTCAGGATTTGCAATGGTAAATACATTGTTGATCATCATGAGAAAAGTTTCTAACCTTGAGGCTTATATTACAGTTCAACATATTGAATTAATGAATATCGTAATTATGATTACGGGTTCTATCGTAGGTGTTGCATATATTACTGAGTTATTCGTAGCTTGGTACTCAGGAGTAGAATACGAGCAATATGCATTCTTGAATAGAGCTACTGGACCTTACTGGTGGGCATATTGGTCAATGATGACTTGTAACGTTTTCTCTCCGCAATTCATGTGGTTTAAGAAATTAAGAACAAGTATCATGTTCTCATTTATTATTTCGATTGTAGTAAATATCGGAATGTGGTTTGAAAGATTCGTAATTATTGTTACTTCTTTACATAGAGATTATCTTCCATCTTCTTGGACAATGTTCTCACCAACATTTGTTGATATTGGGATTTTCATCGGAACAATTGGTTTCTTCTTTGTATTGTTTTTACTTTACTCTAGAACATTCCCAGTTATTGCTCAGGCAGAGGTGAAAACCATTTTGAAAGGAACAGGAGATAATTACATAAGAGAAAGAGCAAATAAAGATTCACATCATGAGTAA
- the ruvB gene encoding Holliday junction branch migration DNA helicase RuvB, producing the protein MNENLDPTTNSFNPEEFDLEKRLRPLSFDDFAGQDQVLENLKVFVAAANQRNEALDHTLFHGPPGLGKTTLANILANELEVGIKITSGPVLDKPGDLAGLLTNLDERDVLFIDEIHRLSPIVEEYLYSAMEDFKIDIMIESGPNARTVQINLNPFTLIGATTRSGLLTAPMRARFGISSRLQYYTTELLTTIVERSSSILKMPISLDAAIEIAGRSRGTPRIANALLRRVRDFAQIKGNGTIDLSIAQYALKALNVDAHGLDEMDNKILLTIINKFKGGPVGLSTLATAVSESSETIEEVYEPFLIQEGFIMRTPRGREVTDKAYKHLGKINTNIQGGLF; encoded by the coding sequence ATGAATGAGAATTTAGATCCGACAACTAATAGTTTTAATCCGGAAGAATTTGATCTTGAAAAAAGATTAAGACCGCTTTCTTTTGATGACTTTGCAGGTCAAGATCAAGTTTTAGAGAACTTGAAAGTATTCGTTGCTGCTGCAAATCAACGTAACGAAGCATTAGATCACACGCTTTTTCACGGGCCTCCGGGACTCGGAAAAACAACATTGGCAAATATCCTTGCCAATGAGCTTGAGGTTGGAATTAAGATTACTTCAGGGCCTGTTTTGGATAAGCCCGGAGATTTAGCTGGATTGCTGACTAACCTCGACGAAAGAGATGTTCTATTTATAGATGAAATTCATCGTCTTAGTCCAATCGTTGAAGAGTATCTTTATTCTGCAATGGAAGATTTTAAGATTGATATCATGATTGAATCTGGACCAAACGCACGAACAGTACAAATTAACTTAAATCCATTTACGTTAATTGGAGCAACAACGCGATCAGGCTTGCTTACAGCACCAATGCGTGCTCGTTTTGGTATTTCGTCAAGATTACAATATTACACAACAGAACTTTTAACTACAATTGTAGAAAGAAGCTCCTCTATATTAAAAATGCCAATTTCATTAGATGCTGCAATTGAGATAGCAGGGCGTAGTCGAGGAACACCTCGTATCGCAAATGCTTTATTGCGACGTGTTAGAGATTTTGCTCAGATTAAAGGAAACGGAACTATCGATTTGAGTATTGCTCAATATGCTTTAAAAGCTTTAAATGTGGATGCTCATGGTTTAGATGAGATGGATAATAAAATCCTTCTTACTATAATTAACAAATTTAAAGGAGGGCCAGTTGGGTTATCAACACTTGCAACGGCTGTTTCTGAAAGTAGCGAAACCATAGAAGAAGTATATGAACCATTCTTAATTCAAGAAGGGTTTATTATGAGAACGCCAAGAGGGCGCGAAGTTACCGATAAAGCATATAAACATTTAGGCAAAATAAACACGAATATTCAAGGCGGATTATTTTAA
- a CDS encoding cytochrome c oxidase subunit I has protein sequence MSAEGHDHGQDHEHEHHHKDTFITKYIFSIDHKMIAKQYLITGIIMGIIGIAMSLLFRMQLAWPEESFKIFNVLLGDKFAPDGVMTNDVYLALVTIHGTIMVFFVLTAGLSGTFSNLLIPLQIGARDMASGFMNMVSYWLFFLSAVIMLSSLFVEAGPASSGWTIYPPLSALPQAIPGSGTGMTLWLVSMAIFIASSLMGSLNYIVTVINLRTKGMSMTRLPLTIWTFFVTAIIGVISFPVLLSAALLLIFDRSFGTSFFLSDIYIAGEVLHYQGGSPVLFEHLFWFLGHPEVYIVILPAMGLVSEIMATNSRKPIFGYRAMIMSVLAIAFLSTIVWGHHMFVSGMNPFLGSVFTFTTLLIAIPSAVKAFNWITTLWKGNLQFNPAMLFSIGMVSTFITGGLTGIILGDSTLDINVHDTYFVIAHFHLVMGISALYGMFAGIYHWFPKMYGRMLNKNLGYIHFWVTAVCAYGVFFPMHFIGLAGLPRRYYTNTSFPLFDDLQNVNVLITVFALVGGAFQLVFLYNFFSSIFYGKKAVQNPWKSTTLEWTTPVEHIHGNWPGEIPHVYRWPYDYSNPNYDVDFVPQNVPMKEGEEVLHH, from the coding sequence ATGTCAGCAGAAGGTCACGATCACGGACAAGATCACGAACACGAACATCACCATAAAGACACATTCATTACTAAATATATCTTTAGTATTGATCACAAAATGATTGCCAAACAATACCTTATTACTGGTATTATTATGGGGATTATTGGTATTGCAATGTCCTTGCTTTTTAGAATGCAATTAGCATGGCCTGAAGAGTCTTTCAAAATTTTTAATGTTTTATTAGGAGATAAATTTGCACCAGATGGTGTAATGACTAATGATGTTTATCTTGCATTGGTAACCATTCACGGTACAATCATGGTATTCTTTGTATTGACAGCTGGTCTGAGTGGTACATTTAGTAACTTATTGATTCCACTTCAAATTGGAGCACGAGATATGGCTTCTGGATTTATGAATATGGTATCTTATTGGTTGTTTTTCTTATCAGCAGTAATAATGTTATCTTCTTTATTTGTTGAAGCTGGACCTGCTTCTTCAGGATGGACGATTTATCCTCCATTAAGTGCTTTACCACAAGCGATTCCTGGTTCAGGAACAGGTATGACATTATGGTTGGTATCTATGGCAATATTTATTGCTTCGTCTTTAATGGGATCTTTAAATTATATCGTTACTGTTATTAATTTAAGAACAAAAGGGATGTCTATGACTAGATTACCTTTAACAATATGGACATTTTTTGTAACTGCAATTATTGGAGTTATTTCATTCCCAGTATTATTATCAGCTGCATTATTGTTGATTTTTGATAGAAGTTTTGGAACTTCATTCTTCTTATCTGATATTTATATCGCTGGAGAAGTTTTACATTACCAAGGAGGTTCACCAGTTTTATTCGAACATTTATTCTGGTTCTTAGGTCACCCTGAGGTATATATTGTAATCTTACCTGCAATGGGACTTGTTTCTGAAATTATGGCTACGAATTCTCGTAAACCAATTTTTGGATATAGAGCGATGATTATGTCAGTTTTAGCAATTGCTTTCCTTTCAACAATCGTTTGGGGTCACCACATGTTCGTTTCAGGAATGAATCCATTCTTAGGTTCTGTGTTTACTTTTACAACATTATTGATTGCTATTCCATCAGCTGTAAAAGCATTCAACTGGATTACAACTTTATGGAAAGGTAACTTACAATTCAACCCTGCAATGTTGTTCTCTATCGGAATGGTTTCTACTTTCATTACTGGAGGTTTAACAGGAATCATTTTAGGAGATAGTACTTTAGATATTAACGTTCACGATACTTACTTTGTTATTGCTCACTTTCACTTAGTAATGGGTATCTCTGCACTTTATGGAATGTTCGCTGGTATTTACCACTGGTTCCCTAAAATGTATGGTAGAATGTTAAACAAAAACCTAGGTTATATTCACTTTTGGGTAACAGCAGTTTGTGCTTATGGAGTATTCTTCCCAATGCACTTTATTGGATTAGCTGGTTTACCAAGACGTTATTATACAAACACAAGCTTTCCTTTATTTGACGATTTACAAAACGTAAACGTTCTAATAACAGTATTTGCTTTGGTAGGTGGAGCTTTCCAATTAGTATTCTTGTATAACTTCTTTAGTAGTATTTTCTACGGTAAGAAAGCAGTACAAAACCCTTGGAAATCTACAACATTAGAGTGGACTACACCAGTTGAGCATATTCACGGAAACTGGCCAGGAGAAATTCCTCACGTTTACCGTTGGCCATATGACTATAGTAATCCAAACTATGACGTTGATTTTGTACCTCAAAACGTACCAATGAAAGAAGGAGAAGAAGTTCTTCATCACTAA
- a CDS encoding c-type cytochrome yields the protein MKGIYKITLLVGITILVSSCHNTSAPNYQYFPNMYESLAYEPYAEASIFKGGEEGQLPAKGAINRGFEPYEYENSTAGYELAKANLKSPLDSLDRNSEKGKELYDIYCISCHGATGNGKGKLVEREKFLGVPSYKDREITEGSIFHVETYGLNAMGSHANQLSTHERWLVADYVLKLKSQL from the coding sequence ATGAAAGGTATATATAAAATAACACTTTTAGTTGGTATAACTATTTTAGTTTCATCATGCCACAATACTTCGGCACCAAACTATCAGTACTTCCCTAATATGTATGAGTCTTTAGCGTATGAACCATATGCAGAAGCAAGTATTTTTAAAGGAGGAGAGGAAGGTCAACTTCCAGCAAAAGGAGCAATAAATAGAGGTTTTGAACCTTATGAATATGAGAATTCTACAGCAGGTTATGAATTGGCGAAAGCTAACTTAAAATCTCCATTAGATTCTTTAGATAGAAATTCTGAAAAAGGAAAAGAACTTTACGATATCTATTGTATTAGTTGTCATGGTGCAACTGGAAATGGAAAAGGTAAATTGGTAGAAAGAGAAAAATTTCTTGGAGTTCCTAGTTATAAAGATAGAGAAATCACTGAAGGAAGTATTTTTCATGTTGAGACTTACGGATTAAATGCAATGGGTTCTCATGCAAATCAATTAAGTACTCACGAACGTTGGTTAGTTGCTGACTATGTTCTAAAACTAAAAAGCCAATTATAA
- a CDS encoding cytochrome c oxidase subunit II — MTSLLVIIVLVLLAVSLWQLTKIFDLTQVGANSDDSQVASDNDNNVQGYLMFGFLAFIYIFTIYGVIKWGPLVLHTPASEHGSLVDSLMNITWVLIFVVQFITQGLLYYFSFKYKGDKDKKALYFADNNRLEALWSVIPAVVLAGLILYGLYAWNNIMFVDEDEDTIVIELYAQQFKWTARYAGPDNVLGKANVRLIEGVNTLGVDMSDPYSQDDIVVSELHIPKGKKVHFKMRSQDVLHSAYMPHFRAQMNCVPGMVTEFAFTPVYTTSEYRELPYMVEKVAHINSIRSKKSVDLVAKGETALDPYTFDYLLLCNKICGTSHYNMQMKIVVDTPEDYKKWLSEKATLAQDIKAAVAPAPTEGAAGTADTTKVDTTAKVEAPKVAMK, encoded by the coding sequence ATGACAAGTTTGTTGGTAATTATAGTTTTAGTTTTATTAGCTGTATCATTATGGCAATTGACCAAGATATTTGATCTTACTCAGGTAGGTGCAAATTCGGACGATTCTCAGGTTGCATCTGATAACGATAATAATGTTCAAGGGTATTTGATGTTCGGATTTTTAGCTTTCATATATATATTTACTATATATGGTGTTATAAAATGGGGACCACTAGTATTACACACACCAGCTTCAGAGCATGGTAGTTTGGTTGATAGCCTTATGAACATTACTTGGGTTTTAATTTTTGTAGTTCAATTTATTACTCAAGGTTTACTTTATTATTTTTCTTTTAAATATAAAGGTGATAAAGATAAAAAAGCATTATATTTTGCAGATAATAATAGATTAGAAGCTCTTTGGAGTGTAATCCCAGCTGTTGTTTTAGCAGGATTAATTCTTTATGGATTATATGCTTGGAATAACATTATGTTTGTTGATGAAGATGAAGATACAATTGTTATCGAATTATACGCTCAACAGTTTAAATGGACAGCTAGATATGCTGGACCAGATAATGTTTTAGGAAAAGCGAATGTAAGATTAATAGAAGGTGTTAACACTTTAGGTGTTGATATGTCTGATCCTTATTCACAAGATGATATTGTAGTTTCAGAATTACATATTCCAAAAGGAAAGAAAGTGCATTTTAAAATGCGTTCTCAAGATGTATTGCACTCTGCTTACATGCCTCACTTTAGAGCTCAGATGAACTGTGTTCCTGGTATGGTAACTGAATTTGCTTTCACACCAGTTTATACTACTTCAGAATATAGAGAGTTACCATATATGGTAGAAAAAGTTGCTCATATTAATTCAATTCGTTCTAAGAAAAGTGTTGATTTAGTAGCAAAAGGAGAAACAGCTTTAGATCCTTATACTTTTGATTATTTGTTACTTTGTAATAAAATATGTGGAACATCACACTACAACATGCAAATGAAAATTGTAGTTGATACTCCAGAAGATTATAAAAAATGGTTAAGCGAAAAAGCTACATTAGCTCAGGATATTAAAGCAGCAGTAGCTCCAGCTCCAACAGAAGGTGCAGCAGGAACTGCTGATACGACTAAAGTAGATACTACTGCTAAAGTAGAAGCTCCTAAAGTAGCTATGAAATAA
- a CDS encoding quinol:cytochrome C oxidoreductase: MYTFSSKLKTFSFILMALGLLGIGYGFLNAPKDIQEVEKILAAESHGGHGEATHATAESTHDTHAVASHDTAEAAHEAHAEGKKEHAQVSAADEHNKHLNHVLHQLQNKPWSALYVASIFFLLLSMGVLAFYAIQIVAQAGWSPVLFRVMQGITAYLPVGSAVFFVILVLCGLHFNHIFVWMGEGVTDPNSPNYDAIIANKAGYLNFPFWIIRAAIFLIGWNLYNYYTRKNCLAQDEANDDLNYKKNFKLTAGFLVFFIVSESIMSWDWIMSIDPHWYSTLFGWYVFASFFVSGITTIALVTVYLKSKGYLEFVNTSHIHDLAKFMFGISVFWTYLWFSQFMLIWYANIPEEVTYFVTRIQLYNLPFFGAVVMNFLFPLLILINTDFKRMSWVIVMAGVVILLGHYLDFFNMIMPGTVGDRWFIGVPEIASVLFFLGLFIFVVFTALTKAPLLPKRNPFIEESKHFHY; the protein is encoded by the coding sequence ATGTATACATTTTCAAGTAAATTAAAAACTTTTTCTTTCATCTTAATGGCCTTAGGTCTTTTGGGTATAGGGTATGGTTTTTTAAATGCACCTAAAGATATTCAAGAAGTTGAAAAAATTCTAGCTGCTGAATCTCATGGGGGTCACGGTGAAGCAACTCATGCTACTGCTGAGTCTACTCATGATACACATGCTGTAGCTTCTCATGATACTGCTGAAGCAGCTCATGAAGCACATGCTGAAGGAAAAAAAGAACACGCTCAAGTTAGTGCAGCTGACGAGCATAACAAGCATTTAAATCATGTTTTGCACCAATTGCAAAACAAACCATGGTCAGCATTATATGTTGCAAGTATCTTCTTTTTGCTACTTTCTATGGGAGTTTTAGCTTTTTATGCTATCCAAATCGTTGCACAAGCAGGGTGGTCTCCAGTATTATTTAGAGTTATGCAAGGTATAACTGCTTATTTACCTGTAGGTTCTGCTGTGTTTTTTGTAATCCTAGTACTTTGTGGACTTCACTTTAACCATATATTTGTATGGATGGGAGAGGGAGTAACAGATCCTAATAGCCCTAATTATGATGCAATTATTGCAAATAAAGCGGGTTATTTAAACTTTCCTTTCTGGATTATTAGAGCTGCTATATTTTTAATAGGATGGAATTTGTATAACTATTATACAAGAAAAAATTGTCTTGCTCAAGATGAAGCTAATGACGATTTAAATTATAAAAAGAATTTCAAATTAACTGCAGGATTTTTAGTATTCTTTATCGTTTCTGAGTCTATTATGTCTTGGGATTGGATTATGTCTATTGATCCACACTGGTATAGTACTTTGTTTGGATGGTACGTATTTGCTAGTTTCTTTGTTAGTGGTATTACTACAATTGCATTAGTAACTGTATACTTAAAATCTAAAGGATATTTAGAGTTCGTAAATACAAGTCATATTCATGATTTAGCTAAATTTATGTTCGGTATTAGCGTTTTTTGGACTTATTTATGGTTCTCACAATTCATGTTAATATGGTATGCTAATATACCTGAAGAGGTAACTTATTTTGTAACAAGAATACAACTATATAATCTTCCTTTCTTTGGAGCGGTTGTTATGAATTTCCTTTTCCCATTATTGATTTTAATCAATACAGATTTCAAGAGAATGAGTTGGGTTATTGTTATGGCAGGAGTTGTAATTTTATTAGGACATTATCTTGATTTCTTTAATATGATTATGCCTGGTACGGTAGGTGATAGATGGTTTATTGGTGTTCCAGAAATTGCATCAGTACTTTTCTTCTTAGGTTTGTTTATTTTTGTAGTGTTCACTGCATTAACTAAAGCTCCTTTGTTACCAAAAAGAAATCCATTTATAGAAGAAAGTAAACATTTTCATTATTAA